In Bacteroides cellulosilyticus, the genomic stretch CAATACCCAGGGGGCCGACACCCGGCAATACGATTTTGGGTTCGAGGGCAAATACCATACCCGGTTCTAATTCCTGCTTCATACGCGGAGCCAGTACAGGAGCTTCGTTGATTTCCAAGCCAATGCCATGACCGATAAATTTCGCCTTCTGTGCTACTCCCATAAAGTAATCGGCAAATCCGGCTTTCGTTACGATATCAATAGCTGTATTATAGAGATCTTCGCAAACAGCACCCGGTTTTGCCTTTTCAATCACAGTTGCCTGTACATCCAGACATGTTTGATGTGCAGCATAAGCCTTCTCCGGTAACTTACCGATAGAGAATACTCGGCTCATATCACCCATGTATCCATAGAAGTTTCCACCCATATCAACCATAAAACTCTGACCGGGTTGCAGCAATGCACCGTTTGCACCGATAGGTATAGACGGATCAAGTCCTTCACCACCTAAAGCAAAGTCATAAGGTGCAGGAGCAGTGGCATTATCTCCCGCCAGCAAGCTACCCATAAATATCTCCATACTCTGACCAAATGTACGGAAAATACCCAGACAACCTTCCAAACGCATCAGGCGTTCTATTTCAATAGACAACTGACGATCTGTCATTCCTGGTCGATACACAGAAGGAATCTGTTCATAAGCCTTCGTATGGGCAATACCCGAACGACGGAACATTTCAATTTCAATATTTGTCTTTACACTACGCGCCTTACGGATCAGGGGAGTACCATTCACAACAGTAGCTTCAGGAAAGCAAGCTGCCAGACGGGTATACTCCGTATAAGAGAGTTCGTCTCCCTCCAACATCAATTTCGCAGGCAAGGGCAGACCGCACTCTTTCAATAAATCGGGCAATTGTTCCGGCTTACGGATAGAATGTATATGTTCTCCTTCAATATTATTAGGGCGTTTGATAAATAAGCGTGCCGGAGCATTCAACGGTAAATACAGATAGCCGCTGACAACGCGTCCGTACGTATAAATCAAGTTTACATTGCAAGTGATAAGAGCGGCGTCAATCTCTTGTTGAGCCATCAAGACGCGTATTTTATCGCGTCTTAATTTTAGTTCCGGTTGTAACATCTCTTTGTTATTTTATGATTTTCCGGATGCAAAGGTAATAATTTTGGTATTAAGTACGAGGTATTAAGTATTAAGTTTGACTGATAGCGGCGCTGTAGAAGTGAATATACCTAATTGTTGGTATGCCTATAAAAAAAGTACTGCCCTACACCTTCACAGGCAGGACAGCACAAACCACAAATACAAATACAACTAAACAAAGTTTTCCTTTAAATAATTCCCTGACCCATCATTGCGTGAGCCACCTTCATGAAGCCTGCAATATTGGCTCCCTTCACGTAGTTGATGTAACCGTCAGGTTCTGTCCCATATTTTACGCATTGTGCATGAATGCCGTGCATAATAGCGTGCAGTTTCTCGTCCACTTCGGCAGCACACCAACTGAGGTGCATTGCATTCTGTGACATTTCCAATCCGGAAGTAGCAACACCACCGGCATTGACAGCCTTACCCGGAGCATACATCACCTTATGTTCGATGAACAGGTCGATAGCTTCCGGCGTACAGCCCATATTAGATATTTCACCCACACACATCACTTTATTTTCAATCAACTGACGGGCATCATCACCATTCAGTTCATTTTGCGTAGCACAAGGCAATGCAATATCAGCTTTCACTTCCCATGGACGCTTACCGGCAACAAATGTAGAACCGGGGAATTCGTCTGCATACGGAGCCACTATATCATTGCCCGATGAACGGAGTTCAAGCATATAATCTATCTTTTCGCCACTGATACCATTCGGATCATAAATATATCCGTCCGGTCCGGAGATAGTAACCACCTTGGCACCCAACTCGGTTGCTTTGGTAGCGGCACCCCAAGCTACATTTCCGAAACCGGAAACGGCAACGGTCTTACCTTTGATATCAATGCCTTTAGTTTCTAACATCTGGTTCACGAAGTACAATCCACCGAAACCTGTAGCTTCAGGACGAATCAGAGAACCGCCGAATTCCAAACCCTTTCCGGTAAATGTGCCGGTAAATTCACGGGTTAACTTCTTATACATACCGAACATATAACCCACTTCACGACCACCTACACCTATATCACCGGCTGGTACATCCATATCCGGACCAAGGTGACGCCATAACTCCAACATGAATGCCTGGCAGAAGCGCATGATTTCACCATCGCTCTTACCGCGCGGAGAGAAGTCGGAACCACCTTTACCACCACCCATAGGCAGAGTAGTCAGTGCATTCTTAAACGTCTGTTCAAAGCCTAAGAATTTAAGGATGGAAAGATTTACGGAAGCATGGAAACGAATACCGCCTTTGTACGG encodes the following:
- a CDS encoding M24 family metallopeptidase, producing the protein MLQPELKLRRDKIRVLMAQQEIDAALITCNVNLIYTYGRVVSGYLYLPLNAPARLFIKRPNNIEGEHIHSIRKPEQLPDLLKECGLPLPAKLMLEGDELSYTEYTRLAACFPEATVVNGTPLIRKARSVKTNIEIEMFRRSGIAHTKAYEQIPSVYRPGMTDRQLSIEIERLMRLEGCLGIFRTFGQSMEIFMGSLLAGDNATAPAPYDFALGGEGLDPSIPIGANGALLQPGQSFMVDMGGNFYGYMGDMSRVFSIGKLPEKAYAAHQTCLDVQATVIEKAKPGAVCEDLYNTAIDIVTKAGFADYFMGVAQKAKFIGHGIGLEINEAPVLAPRMKQELEPGMVFALEPKIVLPGVGPLGIENSWVVTADGVEKLTLCKEEIREM
- the gdhA gene encoding NADP-specific glutamate dehydrogenase, with amino-acid sequence MNIERIMSSLEAKHPGESEYLQAVKEVLLSIEDIYNQHPEFEKAKIIERLVEPDRIFTFRVTWVDDKGDVQTNLGYRVQFNNAIGPYKGGIRFHASVNLSILKFLGFEQTFKNALTTLPMGGGKGGSDFSPRGKSDGEIMRFCQAFMLELWRHLGPDMDVPAGDIGVGGREVGYMFGMYKKLTREFTGTFTGKGLEFGGSLIRPEATGFGGLYFVNQMLETKGIDIKGKTVAVSGFGNVAWGAATKATELGAKVVTISGPDGYIYDPNGISGEKIDYMLELRSSGNDIVAPYADEFPGSTFVAGKRPWEVKADIALPCATQNELNGDDARQLIENKVMCVGEISNMGCTPEAIDLFIEHKVMYAPGKAVNAGGVATSGLEMSQNAMHLSWCAAEVDEKLHAIMHGIHAQCVKYGTEPDGYINYVKGANIAGFMKVAHAMMGQGII